A region from the Serinibacter arcticus genome encodes:
- a CDS encoding glycosyltransferase family protein: MVSHHRPLGSPGPRPRVALYSHDAQGLGHIRRNLAIAESLAPLGADVLLLTGAPATAAARRPPGVDLVAVPALAKDADGGYGARHLGLDLDATLRIRADVLRAAVASFRPDLLIVDKHPRGFRGEMEGALREARRQGARTVLGLRDVLDTPDVARHEWRRDRGAAAVAELYDETWVYGDPRVHDVAAVLDLDGPVRATGYLAHGRVPALGDGVPPSGAPATPYVLCVLGGGSDGEELAEAFTRAAMPAGHTGVLITGPHLPEPLRRAAKSRAARRSDLRVHTWREDLVRWYAGAAAVVAMGGYNTVCEVLATDRPLLVVPRTTPRAEQLVRAEAMARLGALAVCRPEDLGPEALTRELAALIAGPPPTRTEIDLDGLARVPALAAALIASTVAPAGTEPLSA; encoded by the coding sequence ATGGTCAGCCACCACCGCCCCCTCGGCAGCCCCGGTCCCCGCCCCCGCGTCGCCCTGTACTCCCACGACGCGCAGGGTCTCGGACACATCCGCCGCAACCTCGCGATCGCCGAGAGCCTGGCGCCGCTCGGGGCGGACGTTCTGCTCCTCACGGGCGCACCGGCGACGGCGGCGGCCCGCCGTCCCCCGGGCGTCGACCTCGTCGCGGTGCCCGCGCTGGCCAAGGACGCCGACGGCGGCTACGGCGCCCGCCACCTGGGTCTCGACCTCGACGCGACGCTCCGGATCCGGGCGGACGTGCTCCGCGCCGCCGTCGCGAGCTTCCGCCCCGACCTGCTGATCGTCGACAAGCACCCCCGCGGTTTCCGCGGCGAGATGGAGGGCGCGCTGCGCGAGGCCCGCCGGCAGGGCGCCCGCACGGTGCTCGGCCTGCGGGACGTGCTCGACACCCCTGACGTCGCCCGGCACGAGTGGCGCCGGGACCGTGGCGCGGCCGCCGTCGCCGAGCTCTACGACGAGACCTGGGTCTACGGGGACCCGCGGGTGCACGACGTCGCGGCCGTCCTCGACCTCGACGGCCCGGTGCGGGCCACCGGCTACCTGGCCCACGGCCGGGTCCCGGCGCTGGGCGACGGCGTCCCGCCGAGCGGCGCCCCGGCCACGCCGTACGTCCTGTGCGTGCTGGGCGGCGGGTCCGACGGCGAGGAGCTCGCCGAGGCGTTCACCCGTGCCGCCATGCCCGCCGGCCACACCGGCGTCCTCATCACCGGCCCGCACCTGCCCGAACCCCTGCGCCGGGCGGCGAAGTCGCGCGCCGCCCGACGGTCCGACCTGCGCGTCCACACCTGGCGCGAGGACCTGGTGCGCTGGTACGCGGGAGCCGCGGCCGTCGTCGCGATGGGCGGTTACAACACCGTGTGCGAGGTGCTCGCCACCGACCGCCCCCTGCTGGTGGTGCCGCGGACGACGCCGCGCGCCGAGCAGCTCGTGCGGGCCGAGGCGATGGCCCGGCTCGGCGCGCTCGCGGTGTGCCGACCGGAGGACCTGGGGCCCGAGGCCCTGACGCGGGAGCTGGCGGCGCTGATCGCCGGACCGCCGCCGACCCGGACGGAGATCGACCTCGACGGGCTCGCGCGCGTGCCGGCCCTGGCGGCCGCGCTGATCGCGTCCACCGTCGCGCCCGCGGGGACGGAGCCCCTCAGTGCCTGA
- a CDS encoding glycosyltransferase family 4 protein, with protein sequence MPEPTVPEPTPTRIGYVLKMYPRFSETFIVTEILAREALGADLEIFSLRAPVDPRFHDSLARVQAPVRYVPRVRRAEDLWTALATAREVLGPLPDRLLAELLAADAEDAAQALAVAVAARRSGLTHLHAHFASLATTVARLAALAAGITYSFTAHARDLFHEQVDDADVLRKAADAHHVVTISRFNVAHLRAIGVAPERVRLVYNGLDLEAFPARTGTDDDVEATPTTGLHVVGVGRLVEKKGFDDLLHAVAILRGRGHRVRATLVGGGELEERLRATSSALGLDDVVTFTGPLPQPQVRDVVGTADVLAAPCVVGSDGNADGLPTVVLEAMALGTPCVTTGVTGLGEAVVHESTGLVVDQHDPTGLAEAVARLDADPALARSLATAARALVQDRFDSRRQAAQLQAALAPEAAA encoded by the coding sequence GTGCCTGAGCCGACCGTGCCCGAGCCGACCCCCACCCGCATCGGCTACGTGCTGAAGATGTACCCGCGCTTCTCGGAGACGTTCATCGTCACCGAGATCCTTGCCCGCGAGGCGCTCGGCGCCGACCTCGAGATCTTCTCGCTCCGCGCGCCCGTCGACCCGCGGTTCCACGACTCGCTGGCCCGCGTGCAGGCGCCCGTGCGCTACGTCCCCCGCGTCCGTCGCGCCGAGGACCTGTGGACGGCGCTCGCCACCGCCCGCGAGGTCCTCGGGCCGCTCCCGGACCGCCTGCTCGCCGAGCTGCTCGCGGCCGACGCCGAGGACGCCGCGCAGGCGCTGGCGGTCGCCGTCGCGGCACGCCGGTCGGGGCTGACGCACCTGCACGCGCACTTCGCGTCGCTCGCGACGACGGTCGCCCGCCTCGCGGCGCTCGCGGCCGGGATCACCTACTCCTTCACCGCCCACGCGAGGGACCTGTTCCACGAGCAGGTCGACGACGCCGACGTGCTCCGCAAGGCCGCCGACGCCCACCACGTCGTGACCATCAGCCGCTTCAACGTGGCCCACCTGCGCGCGATCGGCGTCGCCCCCGAGCGCGTCAGGCTCGTCTACAACGGCCTCGACCTCGAGGCGTTCCCAGCACGCACCGGCACCGACGACGACGTGGAGGCCACCCCCACCACCGGCCTCCACGTCGTCGGCGTCGGCCGCCTCGTGGAGAAGAAGGGCTTCGACGACCTGCTGCACGCCGTCGCGATCCTGCGCGGCCGCGGCCACCGCGTGCGGGCCACCCTCGTGGGCGGCGGCGAGCTCGAGGAGCGGCTGCGCGCGACGTCGTCCGCCCTCGGGCTCGACGACGTCGTCACCTTCACGGGCCCGCTCCCGCAGCCGCAGGTGCGCGACGTCGTGGGCACCGCCGACGTGCTGGCCGCACCCTGCGTCGTGGGGAGCGACGGCAACGCCGACGGTCTGCCGACCGTCGTCCTCGAGGCCATGGCGCTCGGCACCCCGTGCGTCACGACCGGCGTCACCGGTCTCGGCGAGGCGGTCGTGCACGAGAGCACGGGCCTCGTCGTCGACCAGCACGACCCGACCGGCCTCGCCGAGGCCGTCGCCCGGCTCGACGCCGACCCCGCCCTCGCCCGATCGCTGGCCACCGCGGCCCGCGCCCTCGTCCAGGACCGTTTCGACTCGCGTCGCCAGGCAGCCCAGCTGCAGGCGGCGCTCGCCCCGGAGGCCGCCGCATGA
- a CDS encoding glycosyltransferase family 4 protein produces the protein MSTPTSPSPSPSTSPASTTPATDAATRLAALLDGARVQYLSADPGIGIYGTKGASVHVQEVVRAMRTAGADVRILAAKIDGEAPADLADVPVHALASRPRVAAAEREAWLLAQDSEIAAALDPTGTDLTGTDLVYERYSLFSAAALERARAAGVATVLEVNAPLIDEHAAHRGLVHEAEAREVMRRAVTAADVVTCVSEPVARWVAAQVPGARTVVAPNGVNTDRIRPRPERSEGPVTLGFVGTLKPWHGVEILLEAAAPLVRDGVARLLLVGDGPQAAALGERAAALGIADGVERTGALDPRDVPAHLHRMDVGVAPYPAGADDYFSPLKVYEYLAAGLPVVASAVGQIPDVVRDGLTGVLVPPSDVEALRDALALLCEHAPTRERMGRAARADAVELHGWDRTVATSLGALPLGRPLGRPTAVTA, from the coding sequence ATGAGCACCCCGACCAGCCCCAGCCCCAGCCCCAGCACCAGCCCCGCCAGCACGACCCCCGCCACCGACGCCGCCACCCGGCTCGCCGCCCTGCTCGACGGCGCCCGCGTGCAGTACCTCAGCGCCGATCCCGGCATCGGGATCTACGGCACGAAGGGCGCCTCCGTCCACGTCCAGGAGGTCGTGCGCGCGATGCGCACCGCGGGCGCCGACGTCCGGATCCTCGCGGCGAAGATCGACGGCGAGGCCCCCGCCGACCTCGCGGACGTGCCCGTGCACGCGCTCGCCTCGCGCCCCCGCGTCGCGGCCGCCGAGCGGGAGGCGTGGCTGCTCGCGCAGGACTCCGAGATCGCCGCCGCCCTCGATCCGACGGGCACCGACCTGACGGGCACCGACCTGGTCTACGAGCGCTACTCCCTGTTCTCCGCGGCCGCCCTCGAGCGGGCCCGCGCCGCCGGCGTCGCGACCGTCCTGGAGGTCAACGCCCCCCTGATCGACGAGCACGCCGCCCACCGCGGTCTCGTGCACGAGGCGGAGGCCCGCGAGGTGATGCGCCGCGCGGTCACGGCCGCCGACGTCGTCACGTGCGTCTCCGAGCCCGTCGCCCGGTGGGTGGCCGCCCAGGTGCCCGGCGCGCGCACCGTCGTCGCCCCCAACGGGGTGAACACCGACCGGATCCGGCCCCGGCCCGAGCGGTCGGAGGGTCCGGTCACGCTCGGGTTCGTCGGCACGCTGAAGCCGTGGCACGGCGTCGAGATCCTGCTCGAGGCGGCCGCGCCCCTGGTGCGCGACGGCGTCGCGCGCCTCCTGCTCGTCGGTGACGGTCCGCAGGCCGCGGCGCTGGGCGAGCGGGCCGCCGCGCTCGGGATCGCCGACGGCGTCGAGCGCACCGGGGCGCTGGACCCGCGGGACGTCCCCGCGCACCTGCACCGGATGGACGTCGGGGTCGCGCCCTACCCCGCCGGCGCCGACGACTACTTCTCCCCGCTCAAGGTCTACGAGTACCTCGCGGCCGGGCTGCCGGTCGTGGCCAGCGCCGTCGGGCAGATCCCCGACGTCGTGCGCGACGGGCTCACGGGGGTCCTCGTGCCGCCGTCGGACGTCGAGGCGCTCCGCGACGCGCTCGCGCTGCTGTGCGAGCACGCCCCCACGCGCGAGCGGATGGGGCGCGCGGCCCGCGCGGACGCCGTCGAGCTCCACGGCTGGGACCGGACCGTGGCGACGTCGCTGGGCGCGCTCCCGCTCGGGCGACCGCTCGGGCGCCCGACGGCGGTGACCGCGTGA